One genomic window of Procambarus clarkii isolate CNS0578487 chromosome 43, FALCON_Pclarkii_2.0, whole genome shotgun sequence includes the following:
- the LOC138373702 gene encoding uncharacterized protein — translation MPTDITTQVMPTDITTRVMPTDITTRVMPTDITTRVMPTDITTRVMPTDITTQVMPTDITTRVMPKDITTRVMPTDITTRVMPTDITTRVMPTDITTRVMPTDITTRVMPTDITTGVMPTDITTRVMPTDITTRVMPTDITTRVMPTDITTGVMPTDITTGVMPTDITTRVMPTDITTGVMPTDITTGVMPTDITTGVMHTDITTRVMPTDITTRVMPTDITTRVMPTDITTGVMPTDITTRVMPTDITTRVMPTDITTRVMPTDITTRVMPTDITTRVMPTDITTRVMPTDITTRVMPTDITTRVMPTDITTRVMPTDITTRVMPTDITTQVMPTDITTRVMWGLPTFVASLPVVQKTNKR, via the coding sequence ATGCCCACAGATATCACAACCCAGGTAATGCCCACAGATATCACAACCCGGGTAATGCCCACAGATATCACAACCCGAGTAATGCCCACAGATATCACAACCCGAGTAATGCCCACAGATATCACAACCCGAGTAATGCCCACAGATATCACAACCCAGGTAATGCCCACAGATATCACAACCCGGGTAATGCCCAAAGATATCACAACCCGAGTAATGCCCACAGATATCACAACTCGGGTAATGCCCACGGATATCACAACCCGAGTAATGCCCACAGATATCACAACCCGGGTAATGCCCACAGATATCACAACCCGAGTAATGCCCACAGATATCACAACCGGAGTAATGCCCACAGATATCACAACCCGGGTAATGCCCACAGATATCACAACCCGGGTAATGCCCACGGATATCACAACCCGAGTAATGCCCACAGATATCACAACCGGAGTAATGCCCACAGATATCACAACCGGAGTAATGCCCACAGATATCACAACCCGAGTAATGCCCACAGATATCACAACCGGAGTAATGCCCACAGATATCACAACCGGAGTAATGCCCACAGATATCACAACCGGAGTAATGCACACAGATATCACAACCCGGGTAATGCCCACAGATATCACAACCCGAGTAATGCCCACAGATATCACAACCCGGGTAATGCCCACAGATATCACAACCGGAGTAATGCCCACAGATATCACAACCCGGGTAATGCCCACAGATATCACAACCCGAGTAATGCCCACAGATATCACAACCCGGGTAATGCCCACAGATATCACAACCCGGGTAATGCCCACAGATATCACAACCCGGGTAATGCCCACAGATATCACAACCCGGGTAATGCCCACAGATATCACAACCCGGGTAATGCCCACAGATATCACAACCCGGGTAATGCCCACAGATATCACAACCCGGGTAATGCCCACAGATATCACAACCCGGGTAATGCCCACAGATATCACAACCCAGGTAATGCCCACAGATATCACAACCCGGGTAATGTGGGGGTTGCCAACGTTCGTCGCATCGCTACCTGTGGTACAGAAGACCAATAAACGATAA